In one window of Caballeronia sp. TF1N1 DNA:
- a CDS encoding HIT family protein → MDCVFCREDGGEVLWADDALRVVLADEADWPGLCRVIWSAHIAEMSDLQDADRARLMTAVNCVERAMRRILVPEKVNLASLGNQVPHVHWHVIPRFSNDSRFPLPIWAPRQRTVSEAQLSKRRAQATLLREAVRHELNQVFGSP, encoded by the coding sequence ATGGACTGTGTGTTTTGCCGTGAAGACGGCGGCGAGGTACTGTGGGCGGACGACGCATTGCGCGTCGTCCTCGCCGATGAGGCCGACTGGCCCGGCTTGTGCCGCGTGATCTGGAGCGCGCATATCGCCGAGATGTCGGATCTGCAAGACGCCGACCGCGCGCGCTTGATGACCGCCGTCAACTGCGTCGAGCGCGCCATGCGGCGCATTCTCGTGCCGGAGAAGGTCAATCTGGCGAGTCTCGGCAATCAGGTGCCCCACGTGCATTGGCACGTCATTCCGCGCTTTTCCAACGATTCCCGCTTTCCTCTGCCCATTTGGGCGCCGCGTCAGCGCACCGTTTCCGAAGCGCAGCTTTCGAAGCGCCGAGCGCAGGCCACCTTACTGCGCGAAGCCGTGCGCCATGAGCTGAATCAGGTCTTCGGCTCTCCATAA
- a CDS encoding gamma-butyrobetaine hydroxylase-like domain-containing protein — translation MSGLTSTTPIPTGVVVHSKSRVLELQYADDTSYRVPFELLRVYSPSAEVQGHGPGQETLQTGKRDVTLIGVDAVGHYALQLNFSDGHNTGIYSWDILHKLATRQDDLWREYLAKLEAAGLDRDAPMTAKASGGHCH, via the coding sequence ATGAGCGGACTCACTTCCACGACGCCGATTCCCACCGGCGTCGTCGTGCATTCGAAATCCCGCGTGCTCGAACTGCAATATGCGGACGACACGTCGTATCGCGTGCCATTCGAACTGCTGCGCGTTTATTCGCCTTCCGCCGAGGTTCAGGGCCACGGTCCCGGCCAGGAAACGCTACAGACCGGCAAGCGCGATGTCACGCTGATCGGCGTCGATGCGGTCGGTCACTACGCGCTGCAGCTGAACTTTTCGGACGGGCACAATACCGGTATCTATTCCTGGGACATTCTTCACAAGCTGGCGACGCGGCAGGACGATTTGTGGCGCGAGTATCTGGCGAAACTGGAAGCTGCCGGCCTCGACCGCGACGCGCCCATGACGGCGAAGGCGTCCGGCGGGCATTGCCACTAA
- the ubiE gene encoding bifunctional demethylmenaquinone methyltransferase/2-methoxy-6-polyprenyl-1,4-benzoquinol methylase UbiE produces MSKTHFGYETVDEQDKAKKVAGVFHSVAGNYDLMNDLMSGGLHRIWKHFTIGQARVRPGYKVLDLAGGTGDLAMAFARQAGESGEVWHTDINESMLRVGRDRLVDKGVITPALLCDAEKIPFPDNYFNVVTVAFGLRNMTHKERALAEMQRVLKPGGRLLVLEFSKVWEPLKKPYDIYSFKILPWLGEKVAKDADSYRYLAESIRMHPDQETLKTMMEQAGLDRVEYYNLSGGVVALHVGTKF; encoded by the coding sequence ATGAGCAAGACCCACTTCGGATACGAAACGGTCGACGAGCAGGACAAGGCGAAGAAAGTGGCGGGCGTGTTCCACTCCGTCGCGGGCAACTACGACTTGATGAACGACCTGATGTCCGGCGGACTGCATCGGATCTGGAAGCATTTCACGATCGGGCAGGCGCGAGTGCGGCCGGGCTACAAGGTGCTGGATCTGGCAGGCGGCACGGGCGATCTGGCGATGGCTTTCGCAAGGCAAGCGGGCGAAAGCGGCGAAGTCTGGCACACGGACATCAATGAATCGATGTTGCGCGTCGGGCGCGACCGGTTGGTCGACAAAGGCGTGATTACGCCCGCGCTCCTGTGCGACGCCGAGAAGATTCCTTTCCCGGACAATTATTTCAATGTGGTTACAGTCGCCTTCGGTCTACGCAACATGACCCACAAAGAGCGCGCGCTTGCCGAAATGCAGCGTGTGCTGAAGCCCGGTGGCCGTTTGCTCGTTCTGGAGTTTTCGAAGGTTTGGGAGCCGCTGAAGAAGCCGTACGATATCTACAGTTTCAAGATTTTGCCGTGGCTTGGCGAGAAAGTTGCGAAGGATGCGGACAGCTATCGCTACCTTGCAGAATCCATCCGCATGCATCCCGACCAGGAAACTTTAAAAACAATGATGGAACAAGCTGGCTTGGATCGAGTCGAATATTACAATTTGTCAGGTGGCGTGGTAGCGTTACACGTCGGGACCAAATTTTAG
- a CDS encoding Tim44 domain-containing protein, with amino-acid sequence MSDSRIPQSRGFLSSMFRKAGILALAGVITVGAIYTEDADARRMGGGRSMGRQSATATQQHQATPPSQSMQQGQAAQAQRAPAAPAAAAAAQPARNRWLGPLAGLAAGLGIAALLSHFGLGEAFAGAMANMIIIGLIVLAAVMLFRFFMRRRQANQGNTPAYAGASGAASPYGAMARTDLNQEPPQTPRSTSLGATYIDSPNQPPVTNPNVPAGFDTEAFVRNAKVYFVRLQDAWDRGNVNDIREFTTPEMFAEVKLDVDARGSTPNRTDVVQLNADLLGVEDRANEYLASVRFHGLIRESEGSAAEPFVEVWNLSKQKTGNEGWLLAGIQQVS; translated from the coding sequence ATGTCCGATTCGCGCATACCCCAATCCCGGGGTTTCCTGAGCAGCATGTTCAGGAAGGCCGGAATCTTGGCGCTCGCTGGCGTTATCACGGTTGGCGCAATCTACACTGAAGATGCAGATGCCCGTCGCATGGGCGGCGGCCGCAGCATGGGCCGTCAGTCGGCAACTGCCACCCAGCAGCATCAGGCGACGCCGCCGTCACAGTCCATGCAGCAAGGCCAGGCCGCGCAGGCTCAGCGCGCACCGGCCGCGCCCGCCGCGGCGGCGGCCGCGCAACCGGCACGCAACCGCTGGCTCGGACCGCTCGCAGGTTTGGCGGCGGGTCTCGGTATCGCGGCGCTGTTGTCGCACTTCGGCTTGGGCGAAGCCTTCGCCGGCGCCATGGCCAATATGATCATCATCGGCTTGATCGTGCTCGCGGCCGTCATGTTGTTCCGCTTCTTCATGCGCCGCCGTCAAGCGAATCAGGGCAACACGCCCGCATACGCTGGCGCTTCGGGCGCGGCGTCGCCTTACGGCGCAATGGCGCGTACGGACTTGAACCAGGAGCCGCCGCAAACGCCGCGTTCCACGAGCCTCGGTGCAACTTATATCGATTCGCCGAACCAGCCGCCGGTGACAAACCCGAACGTGCCGGCCGGCTTTGATACGGAAGCGTTCGTGCGCAACGCAAAGGTCTACTTCGTGCGCCTGCAGGACGCGTGGGATCGCGGCAATGTCAACGACATCCGTGAGTTCACGACGCCCGAAATGTTCGCCGAAGTGAAACTCGACGTCGATGCGCGCGGTAGCACGCCAAACCGTACAGACGTCGTGCAACTCAATGCCGATCTGCTCGGCGTCGAAGACCGCGCGAACGAGTATCTGGCAAGCGTGCGTTTCCACGGCCTCATTCGCGAGTCCGAGGGTTCAGCGGCCGAACCGTTCGTCGAAGTGTGGAATCTCTCGAAGCAGAAGACGGGCAACGAAGGCTGGCTGCTGGCAGGTATTCAGCAAGTCAGTTGA